CTTCGACCAGGGGCAGGCCACGGCGCCCCTTGGCGGCTCTGGCAAAAAAACGCTCCATGTTCTCGCGGATGGTCAAATCCGGCCGCAAATCCAGAAGGCGTTCCCGGCCGGCCTCGTCCATGACCCGCGCGGACCGGATTCGGGCGCCCTTGTCCATGCCGTGCAGGCAAGCCTGCAAAAGGCGGCCGGAATCACCCTCGCCAACCATGGCTTCAAGACGGGCCCGATCCTCCTTGAGCCGGGCCAAGGCCCGCTCGATGCGTCGGCATTCCCGGCTTACCCGCGCGTCATGGCCATTTTCGACGCTGACAATTTCGGCCAAGGACCGGCCATACGCCTGTTCGGCCGCGTCCAGGGCCGTCGGCATCCACACAGTGTCGGTCCCGTCGGCCCAGAGCCGGGCCTGGGCACGACCGCGGTGGTCGACCGCGACCGCGCAGCCCGCAACCCGCTCCAAACGCAAATCATCAAGCAGCGCCTGGGCCGCCTCCGGTTCGAGACACGCCAGACGACGGCGCAAGGGAGGGGTGAGATGGGGAAATTGTGTCCACGGATCTGGCATGCTCAAGACATCCCGGACCGTCGGCCACGTGGGCTCGCGTCCGAATTCCTCGGGCAGACAATCCATCAGTGACGGCCCGGAGCGCAGATCAAGCACGAGCCATTGCCCCTCGCCCGGGGATAAGCGCAAGGCCAAGCGTCGCCGGGGCCAATCGGACACAAGGTCCACAACACGCCGATCGCGCAACCGCTTGCGCAGCCACATGGCCTGACCGCCGGGATTGGGGGGATTATCCGGTTTGTGCGCCGACAGGATCAGAAACGGAACCGGCCGGCCCGCATGCAGGATCAGATACCCGGCCCTTCCCAGGGCCAGGGTCCAGACATCGGGCAGCGGCGCAAAGATTTTTTCGAGGCGCATGCCCTTCACGCGACCAGCCAATTCCCGCGCAATGGCCCGGAAGACAATGGCGTCCATGGCAGACTCCTAAAAAAAGGCGCGTGCCGGAATCCGGAACGCGCCTGTGATGACGTTTTCGGGCCAGGGGTCAATCACCCCGCAACCGTTCTTCTTCTTCCCGACGGCTCTTGCACTCGATGCACAAGGTTGTCACCGGCCGGGCCTTGAGACGCGGAATGCCTATTTCCTCGCCACAGTCCTCGCAAACACCGAAGGTTCCGTCGTCGATCCGATCCAGTGCCTCGTTGATTTTCTTGATCAACTTCCGGTCCCGATCCCGAAGGCGCAAGGTAAAGGTCCGGTCGGACTCGGCCGAGGCCCGGTCGGCGGGATCGGAATAGTATTCCACGTTTTCCGACATGTCCTCAATGGTCGCCTCGCCCTGGCGTTGAATGTCATCTATCATCTGCGTCAAATATTGCCTAAAGAATTCAAGGTCTTTGGCTTCCATGGCATGTCCTCCTACGGGTCTGGTACTTCGGGAAGGAGTATCTATACACTACATGCTCAAAAGTAAATAGGCTTCCCGTCGGCCAACACGCCGTCAACCTTGGTAAAAAATGCCGAATCGAATTCAATTTTTGGGTTGACAGACACCACCACCGCCTATAGAGACAACTCCTCGTTGAGCGGGAGTAACTCAGTGGTAGAGTGCAACCTTGCCAAGGTTGAAGTCGCGGGTTCAAATCCCGTTTCCCGCTCCACAACGACGGCGGCATAGCCAAGTGGTAAGGCAGAGGTCTGCAAAACCTCCATTCTCCAGTTCAAATCTGGATGCCGCCTCCACACGCGGGAGTAACTCAGTGGTAGAGTGCAACCTTGCCAAGGTTGAAGTCGCGGGTTCAAATCCCGTTTCCCGCTCCATCAGCGAACACGGGTCGATCCCTGACCGGCCCTTTCTTCAAAGCCCTGATCTGGACACCATTCCGACAGGCACCGTTTCCGACACGCGGGAGTAACTCAGTGGTAGAGTGCAACCTTGCCAAGGTTGAAGTCGCGGGTTCAAATCCCGTTTCCCGCTCCATAAAATACAAAGGCCGGTACAACCGGCCTTTTTCTTTTCTCGCCTACCTCATCGTTTTCCACCAAAAACAGACCCCAGCACTCCGCGCAGGATCTGGCGCCCGATTTGGCTGCCAATGGTCCGCACCGTGCTTTTGATAAAAGCCTCGCCCACGCCCTGTCTGCGGGAAGTGCCCAGCAACCAGTCAAACGCGCCACCTTCCTTGCCTGTCTCCCGTGACCGGACATGTTCCTCGGCTTGAACAGCCGCGGCTTCGGCCCGTTGGCGCAAGTGTTCGAAGGCCGATTCGCGATCCATCGCCTGATCGTAGCGTCCCTTGAACGGAGAGCGCGCCATGATGCTCGCGCGCTCCGGCTCGTCCAGGGCTCCGATACGCGACCACGGCGGTCGGATCAGGATGCGCTCGACAATATGCGGACGTCCCTTGGCATCCAATGTCGAAACCAGGGCCTCGCCCACGCCCAGCTCGGTGATGACCTGGCTCGTGTCAAAGGCCGGATTGGGACGAAAACTTTCGGCCGCAGCGCGCACGGTCTTCTGCTCCTTGGGCGTATAGGCTCGCAGGGCGTGTTGAATCTTGAGCCCCAACTGCGCCAGGATCTGATCGGGAATGTCCGCCGGGCTCTGGGTGACGAAATAAATCCCAACCCCCTTGGAACGAATCAAACGAACAACCTGTTCGATCTTGTCGACAAGGGCCTTGGGAGCGTTGTCGAAAAGCAAATGGGCCTCGTCAAAGAAAAAAACCATTTTTGGCAAAGCAAGATCGCCGACCTCGGGGAGCTGCTCGAACAACTCGGCCATCAGCCAAAGCAGGAAAGTCGAATAGATCTTGGGTGCGCGGGTCATGAGGATGGACGCGTCCATCAACGAGATGACGCCCTGCCCGGAAAAATCCACATGCATGAGATCGGTCAGACTCAAGGCCGGCTCGCCAAAAAAAACGTCTCCGCCCTGTTCTTCCAGAACCAGCAACTGACGTTGGATGGCCCCGACACTGGCGGAACTGATGTTGCCAAACGTCCCGCGCAACTCGGCG
The Deltaproteobacteria bacterium genome window above contains:
- a CDS encoding DUF814 domain-containing protein; its protein translation is MDAIVFRAIARELAGRVKGMRLEKIFAPLPDVWTLALGRAGYLILHAGRPVPFLILSAHKPDNPPNPGGQAMWLRKRLRDRRVVDLVSDWPRRRLALRLSPGEGQWLVLDLRSGPSLMDCLPEEFGREPTWPTVRDVLSMPDPWTQFPHLTPPLRRRLACLEPEAAQALLDDLRLERVAGCAVAVDHRGRAQARLWADGTDTVWMPTALDAAEQAYGRSLAEIVSVENGHDARVSRECRRIERALARLKEDRARLEAMVGEGDSGRLLQACLHGMDKGARIRSARVMDEAGRERLLDLRPDLTIRENMERFFARAAKGRRGLPLVEARAKALASALALARAGRLSGPVDTRRDSAPVAQLPAKYRKLKIGVYRSSDGFFLLRGRDARANHQLVQTASPFDFWLHAQDGPGAHVIIKRDFPKQDVPETTILEAAALAALASHLKLADRGDVLLCLVQDIRTIKGASLGLVAVDKVLRVVRPRIEAGLDTRLRL
- the dksA gene encoding RNA polymerase-binding protein DksA — protein: MEAKDLEFFRQYLTQMIDDIQRQGEATIEDMSENVEYYSDPADRASAESDRTFTLRLRDRDRKLIKKINEALDRIDDGTFGVCEDCGEEIGIPRLKARPVTTLCIECKSRREEEERLRGD
- a CDS encoding DUF853 family protein → MGSDGGFLIGGASGTGVFQLGSMANRHGLVTGATGTGKTVTLQILAENFARLGVPVFAADIKGDLSGIATPGKPHPKIDERLAVMPVEEFSFRGNPVVFWDIFGRTGHPLRSTISEMGPLLLSSLLDLNETQSGILYACFRIADEQGLLLLDLKDLRAMLAFMAENAAELRGTFGNISSASVGAIQRQLLVLEEQGGDVFFGEPALSLTDLMHVDFSGQGVISLMDASILMTRAPKIYSTFLLWLMAELFEQLPEVGDLALPKMVFFFDEAHLLFDNAPKALVDKIEQVVRLIRSKGVGIYFVTQSPADIPDQILAQLGLKIQHALRAYTPKEQKTVRAAAESFRPNPAFDTSQVITELGVGEALVSTLDAKGRPHIVERILIRPPWSRIGALDEPERASIMARSPFKGRYDQAMDRESAFEHLRQRAEAAAVQAEEHVRSRETGKEGGAFDWLLGTSRRQGVGEAFIKSTVRTIGSQIGRQILRGVLGSVFGGKR